A window of Eubacteriaceae bacterium ES3 contains these coding sequences:
- a CDS encoding radical SAM protein has protein sequence MDILLIKSHRYVSGHVPGSNLGLNILTQLLRQKNYSVEMFQGYASEGLSRVRDLMETDKPRIIGFYCDFNNIHWVEIFAREIKDSYPEVILLAGGPQTVGLTEEFFNNTEIEAACIGEGEETILELMDYFLEHQGCLSEIQGILYPGANGQLIETPPRKPPQDLDQTPWPDITLTDDYQYYGLLPILTGRGCPFGCTFCYEGANSRTVRRHSVEDLMAEIKNNFRRDPDIKYINFLDDTFTLDHHRVNRICEEVKEFRYDYDFVWFASAHISTIDKHREMAKNLADAGLKKIFFGLESGCDEVLKEYNKKITKEMVLDVVDHCVDSGIHSISGNIILGGPHETKETIQESEDLIMELLNRAPGQFETAYFSFLPYPRTPITVNPEKFGMSIYHDLIDCCNEDIPLSRTDELDFMDLLNTRLQANKRLQGVMMQIYQDGRIPEEIILESYRLIRHYGIFTRWNDYVYKNLPIDNAYWTMRASGDYFVGKGEADAIPHRTFEYWLHTDFSKGRSEIMGKTLSEMDNTLLKLCGGRISEKEVVRAARRSLDPNEKVYDFCAQARRSLKQMEKNKWILYRKT, from the coding sequence ATTAAATCCCATCGTTATGTCAGTGGACATGTCCCAGGTTCTAATCTGGGACTTAATATACTGACCCAGCTGTTAAGACAAAAAAATTATAGTGTGGAAATGTTTCAGGGCTATGCCAGCGAAGGATTATCGAGGGTCAGGGACCTGATGGAAACTGATAAACCAAGGATTATTGGATTTTATTGTGATTTTAATAATATTCACTGGGTGGAGATTTTTGCTCGCGAGATAAAAGATTCGTACCCAGAAGTAATTCTTTTGGCTGGAGGTCCTCAAACCGTGGGGCTGACAGAGGAGTTTTTTAACAATACCGAAATTGAGGCTGCCTGTATTGGCGAAGGTGAAGAAACCATTCTTGAACTGATGGATTATTTTCTTGAACATCAAGGATGTCTTTCAGAGATTCAAGGAATTCTCTACCCTGGTGCGAATGGTCAACTGATCGAAACTCCTCCGCGTAAACCGCCCCAAGATCTGGATCAAACCCCCTGGCCGGACATTACCTTAACCGATGACTATCAGTATTATGGACTGCTGCCGATTCTAACTGGCAGAGGCTGTCCTTTTGGGTGTACCTTTTGTTATGAGGGGGCAAATTCCCGGACTGTTCGTCGTCATTCAGTCGAAGACCTGATGGCAGAAATTAAAAATAACTTCCGGAGGGATCCGGATATTAAATACATCAATTTTCTTGATGATACATTTACTCTTGATCATCATCGGGTCAACCGGATCTGTGAAGAGGTAAAAGAATTTCGTTATGATTATGATTTTGTCTGGTTTGCCAGCGCCCATATTTCAACCATCGATAAACATCGGGAAATGGCAAAAAATTTGGCTGATGCGGGACTTAAAAAAATATTTTTTGGTCTGGAATCGGGCTGTGATGAAGTTCTCAAAGAATATAATAAAAAAATCACCAAAGAAATGGTTTTAGATGTCGTTGATCATTGTGTAGATTCAGGCATTCACAGTATTTCCGGCAATATAATCCTGGGTGGTCCCCATGAAACAAAAGAAACGATTCAGGAATCGGAAGACCTGATCATGGAGCTTTTGAATCGGGCACCCGGACAGTTTGAAACCGCCTATTTTTCATTTTTGCCCTATCCCCGAACCCCGATTACAGTTAATCCGGAAAAATTTGGCATGTCCATTTACCATGACCTGATTGATTGCTGCAATGAAGATATCCCCCTATCCCGAACTGATGAACTGGATTTTATGGATCTTTTGAATACTCGCCTTCAAGCTAATAAGAGGCTACAGGGTGTCATGATGCAGATTTATCAGGATGGCAGGATTCCGGAGGAAATCATTCTTGAATCTTATCGATTGATTCGCCATTATGGGATTTTTACCCGGTGGAATGATTACGTCTATAAGAATCTGCCAATTGATAATGCCTACTGGACCATGCGGGCTTCAGGTGATTATTTTGTCGGTAAAGGTGAGGCTGACGCGATCCCCCATCGGACCTTCGAATACTGGCTACACACTGACTTTTCTAAGGGCAGGTCAGAAATTATGGGAAAAACCTTAAGTGAAATGGACAATACCCTTTTAAAATTATGTGGCGGTCGAATTTCAGAAAAGGAAGTGGTCAGAGCAGCCAGGAGGAGCCTTGATCCAAATGAAAAGGTCTATGATTTTTGTGCTCAGGCAAGGCGGTCGCTTAAGCAGATGGAGAAAAACAAGTGGATATTATATCGGAAAACATAA